One Ctenopharyngodon idella isolate HZGC_01 chromosome 9, HZGC01, whole genome shotgun sequence DNA window includes the following coding sequences:
- the LOC127518445 gene encoding uro-adherence factor A-like, with translation MLIAASLLLLQYCYTKVNTHSPNGKQLTSSKQAKMKTTKGQLERQAKYRGLNVILDKEEDALFRTSPTLKVFETPTASETRTASPTSTASEIDAASPTDTISETDPNSEMTLPLKLTVPLRLTLPQRLTLPQRLTLPLKLTLSFRLTLSQGLTLPLRLTLPVRLTMLLRPTLSQRLTLPLRLTLPLRLTLALRLTLPWKQHCLSKCLLTETATASETGTAWETVTASQTVTTLETGTASQTVTTSETGTAWETVTAFQTVTTSETGTASQTAIASQLPLDLKLLHPLSLTLPLPEDLNPF, from the exons ATGCTGATCGCTGCAAGTTTGTTGCTGTTACAATATTGCTATACCAAGGTGAACACTCACTCACCTAATGGAAAGCAATTGACGAGCAGCAAACAAGCAAAAATGAAGACAACAAAGGGACAACTGGAGCGTCAAGCAAAATATCGAG GCCTTAATGTCATTCTTGATAAGGAGGAAGATGCTCTGTTCAGGACAAGCCCAACTTTGAAAG TGTTTGAGACTCCCACCGCCTCTGAGACTCGCACTGCCTCTCCGACTTCCACTGCATCTGAGATCGATGCTGCCTCTCCGACTGACACTATCTCTGAGACTGACCCCAACTCTGAAATGACACTGCCTCTTAAGCTGACAGTGCCTCTGAGACTCACACTGCCTCAGAGGCTCACACTGCCTCAGAGACTCACACTGCCTCTCAAACTGACATTGTCTTTCAGACTGACACTGTCTCAGGGACTGACTCTGCCTCTGAGACTGACACTGCCTGTGAGACTGACAATGCTGCTCAGACCAACACTGTCTCAGAGACTGACACTGCCTCTTAGACTGACACTCCCTCTTAGACTGACACTAGCCCTCAGACTGACACTGCCTTGGAAACAACACTGCCTCTCAAAATGTCTTTTAACTGAGACTGCCACCGCATCGGAGACTGGCACTGCATGGGAGACTGTCACTGCCTCTCAGACGGTCACTACATTGGAGACTGGCACTGCCTCTCAGACGGTCACTACATCGGAGACTGGCACTGCATGGGAGACTGTCACTGCCTTTCAGACGGTCACTACATCGGAGACTGGCACTGCCTCTCAGACGGCCATTGCCTCTCAATTGCCCCTGGATCTCAAACTATTGCATCCACTGTCTCTGACACTCCCGCTCCCTGAAGACCTGAACCCCTTTTAA